One window from the genome of Alphaproteobacteria bacterium CG11_big_fil_rev_8_21_14_0_20_39_49 encodes:
- a CDS encoding threonylcarbamoyl-AMP synthase — MESLIIQASILLENGKSVSFPTETVYALAANAKNENALEAVFKLKGREFKKPLALLVENIDEAKKYVDFNEHALMIAKKLCPGPISMVLPKSKGCDLPDIINGGMDTLSVRIPDHKTALEILRHTNCPVVATSANLSGKPDALCASEVRGYFGDKIDMVIEGGGCSGEASTVIDLCGDSPKILRKGKITMDDILKIIEK; from the coding sequence ATGGAATCACTGATAATACAAGCGTCTATATTACTTGAAAACGGAAAGTCGGTAAGTTTTCCAACGGAAACGGTGTATGCGTTAGCCGCAAATGCAAAAAATGAGAATGCGTTAGAGGCTGTTTTTAAGCTAAAAGGACGGGAGTTTAAAAAACCTTTGGCACTTTTAGTAGAAAATATAGATGAGGCAAAAAAATACGTTGATTTTAATGAACATGCACTGATGATTGCAAAAAAATTATGTCCCGGTCCCATAAGTATGGTACTGCCAAAATCTAAAGGCTGTGACCTGCCCGATATAATAAACGGCGGTATGGATACATTGTCGGTTCGTATCCCCGACCACAAGACGGCACTGGAAATATTAAGGCATACAAATTGTCCCGTTGTAGCTACTAGTGCCAATTTATCGGGTAAGCCCGATGCACTTTGTGCCTCTGAAGTAAGAGGTTATTTCGGTGATAAAATAGACATGGTAATTGAAGGCGGGGGGTGTTCGGGCGAGGCATCTACCGTTATCGATCTGTGCGGCGACTCCCCGAAAATTTTACGTAAGGGCAAAATAACTATGGACGACATTTTAAAAATCATTGAAAAATGA
- a CDS encoding cobyrinic acid a,c-diamide synthase: MPMSHKVITIAQQKGGSGKTTIASHLAVAFGQKGKRVTAIDIDPQGSFTKWHALREAKFGEGFTGINFSSISGWRLHNEISEFKNNSDVIIIDSPPHTQTETKTAIRAADLVIIPAQPSPTDLWATDDTMDIVGNERIPYRILLNRVVFNANLTKEISGEFSKVLDTRIGNRILFASAMMDGRTVTETMPSSIAALEVKNLLKEIEALLFPVSSKIVKAA; this comes from the coding sequence ATGCCTATGTCTCATAAAGTCATCACCATAGCCCAACAAAAAGGCGGTTCAGGTAAAACAACAATAGCTTCACATTTGGCAGTTGCTTTCGGTCAAAAAGGAAAGCGAGTAACTGCTATAGACATAGATCCTCAAGGTAGTTTTACCAAGTGGCACGCTTTAAGGGAAGCAAAATTTGGTGAGGGTTTTACAGGTATTAATTTTTCAAGCATTTCAGGCTGGAGATTACATAACGAGATATCCGAATTTAAAAATAATTCCGATGTTATAATTATAGACAGCCCGCCTCACACGCAAACGGAAACAAAAACAGCCATAAGAGCGGCAGATTTGGTCATAATTCCGGCACAGCCTTCCCCCACCGACCTTTGGGCAACCGATGATACTATGGATATAGTGGGTAACGAGCGTATACCGTATAGAATTCTACTTAACCGCGTGGTGTTCAATGCAAACCTGACTAAAGAAATATCGGGGGAGTTTTCAAAAGTCCTCGATACAAGGATAGGCAACCGCATATTGTTCGCATCGGCAATGATGGACGGGCGTACGGTTACCGAGACCATGCCTTCAAGCATAGCTGCCCTTGAGGTAAAAAACCTGTTAAAAGAGATTGAAGCATTGCTATTCCCTGTAAGCAGTAAGATTGTTAAGGCGGCTTAA
- a CDS encoding NADP-specific glutamate dehydrogenase, with amino-acid sequence MNNETAEQYLENFMDEVKSNHPNQPEFHQAVYEVASTIIPYIYNKPEIRKAKILERLVEPDRIVIFRVSWTDDSGVVQVNRGYRVQHSNAIGPYKGGLRFHPSVSLSVLKFLAFEQTFKNSLTGLPLGGGKGGSDFDPKGKSDAEVMRFCQSFMIELAKHIGPYTDVPAGDIGVGAREVGYLFGQNKRISGQFNGILTGKGLTYGGSLIRTEATGYGAVYMLEDMLKEKGESLNGKTACVSGSGNVAEYAVEKLIELGAKVVTLSDSSGYIYDPEGMTREKLDYVRDLKQVRRGRISEYAKEFGVEYFEGEKPWGVKCDVALPCATQNELDEDDAKKLVANGCIAVSEGANMPTTQEATDVFIESRVLFAPGKAANAGGVAVSGLEMSQNSMRIGWDREDLDKRLRDIMLKIHAQCAANGREEDGYINYVKGANIAGFKKVCEAMLAQGVF; translated from the coding sequence ATGAATAATGAAACCGCCGAGCAATATTTAGAAAACTTCATGGATGAAGTGAAAAGTAACCACCCGAACCAGCCTGAGTTCCATCAGGCGGTTTATGAGGTGGCATCGACTATTATTCCTTACATTTATAACAAGCCTGAAATAAGGAAAGCTAAGATATTAGAGCGTCTTGTCGAGCCTGACAGGATAGTTATTTTCCGTGTTAGCTGGACTGATGATAGTGGAGTTGTTCAGGTTAACAGGGGCTACAGGGTTCAGCATTCTAATGCTATCGGTCCATATAAGGGAGGTCTTCGTTTCCACCCTAGCGTTTCTTTGAGTGTTTTAAAATTCCTTGCTTTTGAACAGACTTTCAAGAACAGCCTTACAGGTTTGCCTTTAGGTGGCGGTAAGGGCGGCTCTGACTTTGACCCTAAGGGCAAGTCCGATGCGGAAGTTATGCGTTTTTGTCAGTCATTTATGATTGAGCTTGCAAAGCATATAGGTCCTTATACTGACGTTCCGGCAGGTGATATCGGTGTAGGTGCAAGGGAGGTCGGTTATCTTTTCGGTCAGAATAAAAGAATAAGCGGTCAGTTCAACGGTATCCTTACAGGTAAGGGCTTAACATATGGCGGAAGCCTTATCCGTACCGAAGCCACAGGTTACGGTGCGGTTTATATGCTAGAAGACATGCTAAAAGAAAAAGGAGAATCCTTAAACGGCAAAACGGCATGTGTTTCAGGTTCGGGTAATGTTGCCGAATATGCGGTTGAAAAACTTATCGAACTTGGTGCTAAAGTTGTTACGCTATCGGATTCATCAGGTTATATTTATGACCCTGAAGGAATGACAAGGGAAAAACTTGATTATGTACGTGACCTGAAACAGGTTCGTCGCGGACGCATATCCGAATATGCAAAAGAGTTCGGTGTCGAATATTTTGAAGGCGAAAAGCCTTGGGGTGTTAAATGCGATGTTGCACTTCCATGTGCTACCCAAAACGAGCTTGATGAAGATGATGCCAAAAAACTGGTTGCTAACGGTTGTATTGCGGTTTCAGAGGGGGCTAACATGCCTACCACTCAGGAAGCGACTGATGTTTTCATTGAAAGCAGGGTATTGTTTGCACCGGGTAAAGCAGCTAACGCAGGCGGCGTTGCGGTGTCCGGTTTAGAGATGTCGCAAAACAGTATGCGTATCGGTTGGGACAGGGAAGACCTTGATAAACGCCTTCGTGACATAATGCTTAAGATACACGCTCAATGTGCCGCAAACGGACGTGAGGAAGACGGGTATATCAACTACGTTAAAGGTGCGAATATAGCGGGCTTCAAAAAAGTATGTGAAGCTATGCTGGCTCAGGGCGTGTTCTAA
- a CDS encoding DNA (cytosine-5-)-methyltransferase, translating into MDLCSGIGAAHLAFKKLSCQCVGYAEIDKKAEKTYKLFFGSELKNYGDLMKIKSSDLPSFDILLAGFPCQSFSVVGQRKGFIDERGQIIFGIKNILKEKKPKFFLLENVKGILSAGNGDVINVIVKGLEAQGYNVYCKTLNSYNYGTPQIRERVYFVGIRNDLTQKFKFPDNDNNIGYNIQRFLINNDDKHILSGKPFETFKNKYLNNKYNFGKYNFDDLIKSEYLVIDTRQSDLRLYIDKVPTIRTGRQGIIYVKNGKLRKLSAMEALRLQGFDEDMSINADSAFSQTALLSQAGNAMTVNVMHDLGKIILESYT; encoded by the coding sequence ATAGATTTATGTTCAGGGATTGGGGCGGCACATTTAGCATTTAAAAAATTATCCTGCCAATGTGTAGGATATGCCGAAATTGATAAAAAAGCTGAAAAAACATATAAGCTTTTCTTTGGAAGTGAGTTAAAAAATTATGGTGATTTAATGAAAATAAAATCATCAGACTTACCGTCATTTGACATTCTTCTTGCGGGCTTTCCATGTCAATCATTTTCCGTAGTAGGACAAAGAAAGGGATTTATTGATGAGCGAGGTCAGATAATATTCGGGATAAAGAATATATTAAAGGAAAAAAAGCCTAAATTCTTCTTACTAGAAAATGTTAAGGGAATACTAAGTGCGGGTAATGGTGATGTTATTAATGTAATTGTCAAAGGTCTTGAAGCTCAAGGTTATAATGTTTATTGCAAAACCCTTAATAGTTATAATTATGGAACTCCTCAAATAAGAGAACGCGTTTATTTTGTCGGTATCAGAAACGATCTAACTCAAAAGTTTAAGTTTCCCGATAATGATAATAATATAGGATATAATATTCAAAGATTCTTAATCAATAATGATGATAAGCATATATTATCAGGCAAACCTTTTGAAACATTTAAAAACAAATATCTTAATAATAAATATAATTTCGGAAAATATAATTTTGATGATTTAATCAAAAGCGAATATCTGGTTATCGATACAAGACAAAGCGACTTAAGACTTTATATAGATAAAGTGCCTACCATTAGAACCGGTAGACAAGGTATAATTTATGTAAAAAACGGTAAGTTACGAAAGTTAAGTGCAATGGAGGCGTTACGTTTACAGGGATTCGATGAGGATATGTCTATAAATGCCGATTCCGCCTTTTCACAAACGGCGTTGTTATCTCAGGCGGGTAATGCAATGACCGTCAATGTAATGCACGACTTAGGAAAAATTATATTGGAAAGTTACACATGA
- the fliE gene encoding flagellar hook-basal body complex protein FliE, whose amino-acid sequence MPTTAITNQSGSESATGSNAIAAFGNSLAGKVGEATNTLRSAEAVTAKSLVKQADLTDVVTAVTKAEVTLRTAVEVRDRLITAMQEILRMPI is encoded by the coding sequence ATGCCTACAACGGCAATAACTAATCAAAGCGGTAGTGAGTCTGCAACCGGCTCCAACGCTATAGCGGCTTTCGGAAACTCCTTGGCAGGCAAGGTCGGTGAGGCAACTAATACTTTAAGGTCGGCAGAGGCGGTTACGGCAAAATCACTTGTAAAGCAGGCGGACTTGACTGATGTTGTAACAGCGGTTACAAAGGCAGAGGTAACTTTGCGTACAGCCGTTGAAGTCCGTGACAGGCTTATAACCGCTATGCAGGAAATATTAAGAATGCCTATTTAA
- a CDS encoding acetylornithine transaminase (catalyzes the formation of N-acetyl-l-glutamate 5-semialdehyde from 2-oxoglutarate and N(2)-acetyl-L-ornithine) — MALLKYSNEAVVTRVPKKGRDRLTSHILPVYNRSKLQIERGEGVYLYTNDSKRYLDFMSGIAVNSLGYNHPKLVNALHIQSKKVWHLSNLYEIPGMEELADIITENSFADKVFFCNSGAEAIECCIKSVRKYHDATGNPNKFRIITFTGAFHGRTLAAIWASKRDPMMQEGFGPPVEGFDNVEFNNLEAVKEAITDETAAILVEPIQGDGGIRPADKKFLKGLRKICNDHKLLLCFDEIQSGIGRTGELFAHEHYDVKPDIVTSAKGIGGGFPLGACLLSEKAAKGMTLGTHGSTYGGNPLAMAVGQVVMQEVLSEGFLTNVEQQGKLLKDGLNKLAKKYIKVIAEVRGMGLMLGLKLIPDNKEFVGKLQDKGLLAPAAADNVVRLLPPLIINERHVKKALSIIEEVCKEY, encoded by the coding sequence ATGGCGTTATTAAAGTATAGTAATGAAGCAGTTGTAACAAGAGTTCCAAAAAAAGGGAGAGATAGGTTGACGTCGCATATATTGCCTGTTTACAACAGGAGCAAATTGCAAATAGAACGGGGTGAGGGAGTATATCTATATACTAACGATTCAAAACGTTATCTTGATTTTATGTCCGGTATAGCGGTAAACAGCCTTGGTTATAATCACCCGAAGCTGGTGAATGCTCTTCACATACAATCTAAAAAAGTATGGCATCTTTCTAACCTGTATGAAATACCGGGAATGGAAGAGCTTGCCGATATTATTACCGAGAACTCTTTTGCCGATAAGGTGTTTTTCTGCAACTCCGGTGCTGAGGCAATCGAGTGCTGTATAAAGTCGGTTCGCAAATATCATGATGCTACGGGCAATCCTAACAAGTTCAGAATAATTACATTTACGGGTGCTTTTCACGGCAGGACGCTGGCGGCTATCTGGGCAAGTAAGCGTGACCCTATGATGCAGGAAGGTTTCGGTCCTCCGGTTGAAGGATTCGATAATGTCGAGTTTAATAATTTAGAAGCGGTAAAAGAAGCTATCACCGATGAAACGGCAGCTATTTTAGTTGAGCCTATACAGGGCGACGGCGGTATCAGACCTGCCGACAAAAAGTTCTTAAAAGGCTTACGCAAGATATGCAACGATCACAAGTTGTTACTGTGCTTTGATGAGATACAGTCGGGCATAGGCAGGACGGGCGAGCTATTTGCACATGAACATTACGATGTAAAGCCTGATATAGTAACCTCTGCAAAAGGTATCGGTGGCGGTTTCCCGCTTGGCGCTTGTCTTCTTTCGGAAAAAGCGGCTAAAGGCATGACGCTTGGAACGCACGGTTCTACATATGGCGGTAACCCTCTTGCGATGGCAGTAGGTCAGGTTGTAATGCAAGAAGTTTTGAGCGAGGGATTCCTTACAAATGTCGAGCAGCAAGGAAAATTGTTGAAAGACGGTCTTAATAAACTTGCCAAGAAATATATCAAGGTTATAGCCGAAGTCAGGGGTATGGGGCTTATGCTTGGTTTAAAGCTTATTCCGGACAATAAAGAATTTGTCGGAAAGCTACAGGACAAAGGCTTGCTTGCTCCCGCTGCGGCTGATAACGTTGTAAGGCTTCTTCCTCCGCTTATTATCAATGAACGCCATGTTAAAAAGGCTCTTTCCATCATTGAGGAAGTCTGTAAGGAATATTAA
- the fliI gene encoding flagellum-specific ATP synthase FliI (involved in type III protein export during flagellum assembly), with amino-acid sequence MKQHFDNLANEIQRLPDIHYFGRVKSVRGLLAECSGLQKVVSVGSRCKIIARNNKEIIAEVVGFREDVVLLMPFSDLEGVGMGCKVWLIDEASVIYPCEAWRGRVINAMGEPLDGKGSLTKGDLSYPFRNNPPSAHARKRVKGKIDLGVKALNTFLTCCKGQRMGIFAGSGVGKSVLLSMLTKYCDADIKVIGLIGERGREVQEFLQEYLGEEGLKNAVVIVATGDESALMRRQAAYLTLTVAEYFRDRGKDVLCMMDSVTRFAMAQREIGLSAGEPPTTKGYTPTVFSELPKLLERAGPGTKEGGITGIFSILVEGDDHNEPISDAARGILDGHIVLDRSIAERGRFPAVNILKSISRTMPACNSDTENKMVQRAKSIMATYNDMAELIRLGAYKHGSDALVDEAIKYHDPIEEFLRQAPDEQARLEDCYKKLEQILSS; translated from the coding sequence ATGAAACAGCATTTTGATAATCTGGCAAATGAGATCCAAAGATTACCCGATATACATTATTTCGGACGGGTAAAGTCCGTAAGGGGGTTGCTGGCGGAATGTTCGGGTTTACAAAAAGTTGTCAGCGTAGGCTCAAGATGTAAGATAATAGCCCGCAATAATAAAGAAATCATCGCCGAAGTAGTAGGTTTCAGGGAAGATGTAGTGCTTCTCATGCCGTTTAGTGACTTAGAAGGCGTAGGTATGGGCTGTAAAGTATGGCTGATAGATGAGGCTTCCGTTATTTACCCGTGTGAGGCATGGCGTGGACGTGTCATAAATGCTATGGGTGAACCTTTAGACGGTAAAGGGTCTTTGACCAAAGGTGATTTAAGCTATCCTTTCCGCAACAACCCGCCATCGGCACATGCCAGAAAAAGGGTTAAGGGCAAAATAGATCTTGGCGTTAAAGCTCTAAATACCTTCCTTACATGCTGTAAAGGTCAGAGAATGGGTATCTTCGCAGGCTCGGGAGTGGGTAAGTCTGTTTTGCTTTCAATGCTTACAAAATATTGCGATGCCGATATAAAAGTCATAGGTCTTATCGGTGAGCGTGGGCGTGAGGTTCAGGAATTCTTACAGGAATATTTAGGTGAAGAAGGGCTTAAAAATGCTGTTGTAATTGTAGCAACGGGAGATGAATCGGCTTTGATGAGAAGACAGGCAGCATACCTTACATTAACTGTGGCAGAATATTTCAGGGACAGGGGCAAAGATGTGTTGTGCATGATGGACTCGGTAACACGCTTTGCTATGGCACAGCGGGAAATAGGGCTTTCGGCAGGTGAACCGCCGACTACCAAAGGTTATACACCTACCGTATTTTCCGAACTGCCCAAATTGCTTGAAAGGGCGGGACCGGGAACAAAAGAAGGCGGTATAACGGGTATATTCTCCATATTGGTTGAAGGGGACGACCATAACGAGCCTATATCCGATGCGGCAAGAGGAATCTTGGACGGACATATAGTTCTGGACAGGTCGATAGCCGAGAGGGGGCGTTTTCCGGCTGTCAATATATTAAAAAGTATCTCACGCACAATGCCGGCATGTAATAGCGATACTGAAAATAAAATGGTGCAAAGAGCCAAATCAATTATGGCAACATATAATGATATGGCAGAGTTAATCAGGCTTGGTGCATATAAGCATGGTTCTGATGCTTTAGTGGACGAGGCAATAAAATACCACGACCCGATAGAGGAATTCTTAAGACAGGCTCCTGATGAACAGGCTAGGCTGGAAGATTGTTATAAGAAGTTGGAACAGATATTGAGCAGTTAG
- the fliQ gene encoding flagellar biosynthetic protein FliQ, producing MDPTTALDIGRESIFVLLKISLPLMLVALFVGLIVSLFQALTQIQEMTLSFVPKIIAIFLALILFLPFIGMQLRGLSDTLAAMIVSSSGVL from the coding sequence ATGGATCCTACTACGGCACTTGACATCGGCAGAGAATCTATTTTTGTTCTTCTGAAAATATCACTACCCCTTATGCTGGTGGCCCTGTTTGTCGGTCTTATAGTATCACTGTTTCAGGCATTAACACAGATTCAGGAGATGACCTTATCATTCGTCCCTAAAATAATCGCTATTTTTCTGGCATTGATATTGTTCTTGCCCTTTATAGGTATGCAATTACGAGGGCTATCCGATACTTTGGCGGCTATGATAGTTTCGTCCTCAGGTGTATTATAA
- a CDS encoding multidrug ABC transporter permease: protein MQDCNFLGAYSLFSKEVRRFLKVYNQTLIIPVITSLLFLAVFSLALGGRVETIGTLPFKEFMAAGLIMMAVMQNAFANTSSSFIMGKVLGTIIDYLMPPLSAFEITCSMVLAGVVRGLIVGLLVLISVAFFIDINIHSIGYTLFFIISASMLLSLLGLFAGIVAETFDQMAAVTSYLITPMTFLSGTFYSIHKLPEFWQTVSHANPFFYMIDGFRYGLTGYHDGNLNVGVIVMLVANMFIWTVVQVMIKKGYRIKS from the coding sequence ATGCAAGACTGCAATTTTTTAGGGGCATATTCTTTATTCTCAAAGGAAGTAAGACGTTTTTTAAAGGTTTATAACCAGACGCTTATCATACCTGTTATAACTTCACTGTTATTTTTGGCGGTGTTCAGTCTGGCATTGGGCGGCAGGGTAGAGACAATCGGCACTTTGCCCTTCAAGGAGTTCATGGCGGCGGGTCTTATCATGATGGCGGTAATGCAGAACGCATTTGCCAACACGTCTTCCTCGTTTATTATGGGCAAGGTACTCGGTACTATAATTGACTATCTTATGCCGCCGCTTTCCGCATTTGAGATTACCTGTTCGATGGTGCTTGCAGGAGTGGTAAGGGGGCTAATTGTAGGGCTGCTTGTGCTTATATCCGTTGCGTTCTTTATAGATATCAATATTCATAGTATCGGTTACACGTTATTTTTTATAATATCCGCTTCAATGCTTCTTTCCCTGCTGGGTCTGTTCGCCGGAATAGTTGCCGAGACTTTTGACCAGATGGCGGCAGTTACCAGCTATCTTATAACGCCTATGACATTCTTATCGGGAACATTTTACTCTATTCACAAGCTGCCTGAATTCTGGCAGACCGTCAGCCATGCCAACCCGTTTTTTTATATGATAGACGGTTTCAGATACGGTCTGACAGGTTATCACGACGGCAACCTTAATGTAGGTGTAATAGTTATGTTAGTTGCAAATATGTTTATATGGACTGTAGTACAGGTTATGATTAAGAAAGGATACCGTATAAAAAGTTGA